The Christiangramia flava JLT2011 region CGAATTGCTGGAAAAGAAGGTAAAATCAGCCATCGAGCAGGACATGACCGTCATTTTCTGTTTCGGTGAAGAACTGGAAGATCGTAAAAGTGAAAAACATTTTGAGCTGGTGGAAACGCAGTTAAAAGAAAGCTTGTTCAACTTGCCAAAAAGTGCCTGGGAAAAGCTCATTCTTGCCTATGAACCGGTTTGGGCAATTGGGACTGGTGAAACAGCAAGCCCGGAGCAGGCGCAGGAAATGCACAAGCACATCCGTACGCTGATCGAGAAAAACGTGGGCAAGGAAACGGCAGATAAAACATCGATTCTTTACGGCGGAAGTGTGAAGCCTGGCAATGCACAGGAGATCTTTGCCAAGGAAGATGTAGATGGTGGTCTTATTGGTGGTGCCAGCCTCAAGGCGGTAGATTTTGTGGAAATTGTAAACGCATTTTAATGTCGGGGAATTACCTGGAATTTGACTTTCAGATTGAGCCTTTGCAACCAGCTTCCGAGATCCTGATCGCGGAATTGGGTTACCTGGGCTTTGAGAGTTTTGTAGAAAACGAAGACGGAGTGACGGCCTATATTCCGGTAGAGGAATATGAAGACGACCTGCTCACGAATGTACACATTCTGCAATCTGAAGAAGTCAAGATCACCTACGAACAGAAGGAAATTGAAAGAATTAACTGGAACGAGGAGTGGGAAAAGAATTTCACTCCTATTCTGGTTGATGATATTTGCAGCGTGCGTGCACCATTCCATCCGAAGCCGGAAGTGGAATTTGATATAGTGATCGAGCCGAAAATGTCTTTCGGTACCGGGCACCACGCGACAACGCACATGGTGATCCAGCATATTCTGAAAAATGACTGGGAAGGAAAGCGTGTTTTAGATATGGGTTGTGGCACCGGTGTGCTCGCAATATTAGCTGCTATGAAAGGCGCTAAGCGCATTGACGCCATCGATATCGATAACTGGTGTTATCTCAATACCCTCGAGAATGTGGCGAAAAATGAGTGTGACCATATCCAGGTGGAAGAAGGTGGTGCGGAATTACTCAATGAGAGTAGAAGTTACGACATGATTCTGGCCAATATCAATAGGAATATTTTATTAAGGGACCTTCCTGAATACATTCAATGCCTGAATGAGAACGGAAGTATTTTCCTCAGCGGATTTTATTCTGAAGACCTTCCGGTGATCCAGAAAACCTGTGAAAAATTGGATCTGAAATTCGTGGAACATCTGGAACGTAGCAACTGGGTGGCTGCAAAGTTTTCACGCTGAGGTTTTTATGAATAGTTGTATCTTTGCCGCGAATTACATGAGAAAATAATTGAAGATGAGCACGAAAGAAGAATTACTTGAAGAAGTTGATCTCAAGACCCAAAAGGAAAGAGAGAATGAGATCGTTCTCTATAATGACGATTACAATACTTTTGACCATGTTATCGAGACGCTGATCTATGCCTGTGATCATACTCCGGAACAGGCAGAACAATGTTCCATATTAGTTCATTATAAAGGAAAATGTACGGTAA contains the following coding sequences:
- the tpiA gene encoding triose-phosphate isomerase — its product is MREKIVAGNWKMNMDLAEAEELVTKLKLQMVKEPEATVMVAPPFTNLYPVFKALKDTPVVVAAQNMSEHESGAYTGEISAKMLKSVGVKTVILGHSERRAYYAETNELLEKKVKSAIEQDMTVIFCFGEELEDRKSEKHFELVETQLKESLFNLPKSAWEKLILAYEPVWAIGTGETASPEQAQEMHKHIRTLIEKNVGKETADKTSILYGGSVKPGNAQEIFAKEDVDGGLIGGASLKAVDFVEIVNAF
- the prmA gene encoding 50S ribosomal protein L11 methyltransferase, which translates into the protein MSGNYLEFDFQIEPLQPASEILIAELGYLGFESFVENEDGVTAYIPVEEYEDDLLTNVHILQSEEVKITYEQKEIERINWNEEWEKNFTPILVDDICSVRAPFHPKPEVEFDIVIEPKMSFGTGHHATTHMVIQHILKNDWEGKRVLDMGCGTGVLAILAAMKGAKRIDAIDIDNWCYLNTLENVAKNECDHIQVEEGGAELLNESRSYDMILANINRNILLRDLPEYIQCLNENGSIFLSGFYSEDLPVIQKTCEKLDLKFVEHLERSNWVAAKFSR
- a CDS encoding ATP-dependent Clp protease adaptor ClpS, which produces MSTKEELLEEVDLKTQKERENEIVLYNDDYNTFDHVIETLIYACDHTPEQAEQCSILVHYKGKCTVKTGPYDDLKPRCSKLLDAGLSAEII